The sequence GTAGGCCTCAGCGCGGCCTGCGCCCTCGCCTTCTGGATTGCCGGCATGGACCCCTTCGACGCGCTCACCCACGCGTTCTCGACCCTCTCGCTGGGTGGCTTCTCGACCCACGACGCCAGCATCGGTCACTTCCACAGTGCCCCGGTGGAGGTGGTGGCCGGAGTGTTCACGCTGATCGCCGGCGTGAACTTCGCGCTCCACTTCCTCGCCTGGCGCTCCCTCAGCGTGCGGGTCTACCTCGGCGACCCCGAGTTCCGGTTCTACGCCGCGGTCATGGGGATCCTGATTGCCCTCACCGTCGCCGTGCTCTACGGGAGCGGAACGTTCCCCTTCTGGGACGCCCTCTACCACGGCTTGTTCCAGGCACCGTCGATCATCGCCGACAATGGACTGGTCACGGCCGGCTACCCCGGCGAGTGGCCCGTCTTCCTGGTCCTCCTGCTGCTCCTCGGCAGCTTCTTCGGGGGCTGCGCGGGCTCCACCGGCGGCGCCATCAAGGCGATCCGCTTCCTGCTCCTTCACCGGCAGGGCGACCGGGAATTGAAGCTCCTGCTGCACCCGCGTGCCAGCATCGCAATCAAGCTCGGCGCCCGAGTGATCGAGCAGCGCGTCATGACCGCGGTCTGGGGTTTCTTCTTCCTGTACATCCTCGCGTTCTGCCTCTTCTCCCTCGCGCTGGTGGCCACCGGGGTGGATGGCCTCAGCGCATTCAGTTCGGTGGCAGCCTGTCTCAACAACATGGGTGTCGGCTATGGGGAGACCGCATCGAACTTCGCCACCCTGAACGACGCGGCGAAGTGGCTGCTGAGCGCCGCCATGCTCGTCGGGCGCCTGGAGGTGTTCCCGGTGCTGCTCCTCTTCCACCCCGGGTTCTGGCACCAGTAAGCCCGCCCTCCCGCACCCGTCGCGCGTGAGACGCTCCGGGTTGTGTGGGGCCAGGGGGCAGTCTCGGCCCCGCCGGAGAGTGTCCTCCGACTGCAGGATTTCCGGGCAGAGCCGATAGGGCGGTTGACATCCGCCGTCAAGTCTATACGCTATAGCATATGCTGATTATCCTCGATACCGATGTGGTGGTTGCGGCAGCCCTGAGCCCCACGGAGGCGTCCCGCTATCTGCTGCGGGAGGTGGGCCTGGGCATGCTCCCGGCAGCAGCCTCGGTGCCGCTGATGCTCGAGTACGAGGCGCTCCTCAAGGAGCCCGAGACCCTCGCCCGCACCGGGGCCAGCGCCGCCGACGTGGACGTGGTCATCGACACGCTCGCTTCCACGGTGCGCCCCGTGCCGCTCTCGGTCCTGTGGCACCCGCTGCTGCGGGACCACGACGACGACATGGTGCTCGAGGCCGCGGCGAACGCCGGGGCGACGCACCTCGTCACCTTCAATCTCAGGGACTTCGGGGACCTGCCGGCGCGGTTCGGGGTCGAGGCGTGCCTGCCCTGCGAGCTGGCGAGGAGACTGCGAGATGGGCAAGAGTAACTACGCGCTGAACGCCCCGGAGAGCATACTGGCCGCGGCGCGCCGCGCGGCGAAGCGCGACGGTGTCAGCCTGAATCAGTTCATAAACACGGCGCTCGCCGAGAAGGTCGCCGCGCTGGAGGCCGAGGAGGTCTTCACCCAGCGCGGGAGCCGTGCGGACAAGGCACGCTTCCTGGAGGTGCTCGAGCGCCTCGGCCACGAGCCGCCGCGCCCCGGGGACGAGCTCTGAGCCGCCGCGGGAGGGCGTTCGCCGGTCTCTTGTCCGGGGGTAGGTGGTGAGGAAGTCCGTCATCTCCTCGTTGCTGGCGCTCGCCGCGGTCGGCTGGCTGTTCGACTGGGGGACGCCGCTGTCCGACCGGTACACCGCCTACTACGCCGGGTGTCCGGCTGAGGTCCACCAGGGCCTGCCACCGCCGCCGCCGAGCTTTGCCGAGCCGGCCTGCGCGGGGCACTTCGGCCATGACGACTTCCGGGTCTCCCTCGCCGGCCAGTTCGTGGTGCGCCGCCCGGCCGGCTCACCCCTGAGCCCGGCCGACCGCTTCCAGTCCTGCGTCGTCTGGGACCGCAAGAACTGGTCCTGCCTGGCCGACGACGGCCGGATGTACCGCGTCGTCGACGGGGACTTCACGGCGGACCCGGCGATTCCGGAGCGCGCGTACCTCTCGAAGCCCTCCTGGTGGCTGGCACGCGCCATCTCGCTGATCGTTCGCTGAGGGGGGCCCCCGAAGATGACCTCCACCGTGCACGTCGTTTGTCCCCACTGCCAGGCGGTGAACCGGCTCCCCACGGCGCGGCTTGCCGAGCAGCCCGCCTGCGGCCAGTGCCACCGGCCGCTCTTCACGGGGCGTCCCGTGGACCTCACTGCCGCCACCTTCCGCAAGCACGTCGCCCGCAACGACATCCCGGTGCTCGTGGACTTCTGGGCTCCGTGGTGCGCTCCGTGCCGGGCGATGGCGCCGGCCTTCGTGCAGGCCGCCCAGCAGCTCGAGCCGCGCGTGCGGCTCGCCAAGGTCGACACGGAGGCCGAGCAGTCCCTCGCCATGGAGTTCGGCATTCGCAGCATTCCCACCCTGGCACTCTTCCGGGACGGCCGGGAGGTCGCCCGGCAGGCGGGGGCACTCGGTGCGGCGGACATCGTGCGCTGGCTGCGGGCAAACGGGGGATGAGAAGGGCCGCCCTCGCCCTCGGGCTCGCGTTCTGGCTCTCGAGCCCCCTCGCGGCGGGGATCCCCGCGACGCCCCTGATGACGCTCTACCGGTTCAACGCGCCGGTCGACGTGCCCTTCTACGACGTGGACGGCTTCCGCAAGGGGGAGCCCTCTTCTCCGGCCGGCACGCTGGCCCAGGGGACCTCCGTGGTCCCCTGCCTCGTGGTCCGCGACGGGCGTCCCCTGACCGACCGCCGGGGGATCCCCTACGTGGGTTTTCGCGTGGTCGTCGACTCCCGCACCGCCACGCCCGAGGCCACGGAGACGTTCCGC comes from Gammaproteobacteria bacterium and encodes:
- the trxC gene encoding thioredoxin TrxC, which produces MTSTVHVVCPHCQAVNRLPTARLAEQPACGQCHRPLFTGRPVDLTAATFRKHVARNDIPVLVDFWAPWCAPCRAMAPAFVQAAQQLEPRVRLAKVDTEAEQSLAMEFGIRSIPTLALFRDGREVARQAGALGAADIVRWLRANGG
- a CDS encoding PIN domain-containing protein translates to MLIILDTDVVVAAALSPTEASRYLLREVGLGMLPAAASVPLMLEYEALLKEPETLARTGASAADVDVVIDTLASTVRPVPLSVLWHPLLRDHDDDMVLEAAANAGATHLVTFNLRDFGDLPARFGVEACLPCELARRLRDGQE
- a CDS encoding potassium transporter, translated to VGLSAACALAFWIAGMDPFDALTHAFSTLSLGGFSTHDASIGHFHSAPVEVVAGVFTLIAGVNFALHFLAWRSLSVRVYLGDPEFRFYAAVMGILIALTVAVLYGSGTFPFWDALYHGLFQAPSIIADNGLVTAGYPGEWPVFLVLLLLLGSFFGGCAGSTGGAIKAIRFLLLHRQGDRELKLLLHPRASIAIKLGARVIEQRVMTAVWGFFFLYILAFCLFSLALVATGVDGLSAFSSVAACLNNMGVGYGETASNFATLNDAAKWLLSAAMLVGRLEVFPVLLLFHPGFWHQ